One genomic segment of Brassica napus cultivar Da-Ae chromosome A3, Da-Ae, whole genome shotgun sequence includes these proteins:
- the LOC106353041 gene encoding omega-3 fatty acid desaturase, chloroplastic-like gives MANLVLSECGIRPLPRIYTTPRSTFLSNTTFKLKPSPAFRLNGFSTKNWALNVTTPLTVDSSPPTSEEHETQRFDPGAPPPFNLADIRAAIPKHCWVKNPWKSMSYVVRDVAIVFALAAGAAYLNSWLVWPLYWLAQGTMFWALFVLGHDCGHGSFSNDPRLNSVVGHLLHSSILVPYHGWRISHRTHHQNHGHVENDESWHPMSEKIFKTLDKPTRFFRFTLPLVMLAYPFYLWARSPGKKGSHYHPDSDLFLPKEKNDVLTSTACWTAMAALLVCLNFVMGPMQMLKLYGIPYWINVMWLDFVTYLHHHGHEDKLPWYRGKEWSYLRGGLTTLDRDYGVINNIHHDIGTHVIHHLFPQIPHYHLVEATEAAKPVLGKYYREPNKSGPLPLHLLGILAKSMKEDHYVSDEGDVVYYKADPNLYGEVKV, from the exons ATGGCGAacttggtcttatccgaatGTGGCATAAGACCTCTCCCCAGAATCTACACCACACCCAGATCCACTTTCCTCTCCAACACCACCTTCAAACTCAAACCATCACCTGCGTTTCGTCTGAATGGGTTCTCCACTAAGAACTGGGCGTTGAATGTCACCACGCCTCTAACAGTTGACTCATCTCCTCCAACCTCAGAAGAACACGAAACGCAGAGGTTCGACCCAGGCGCCCCTCCTCCGTTCAACTTAGCTGATATCAGAGCAGCTATTCCTAAGCATTGTTGGGTGAAGAACCCATGGAAGTCTATGAGTTATGTTGTGAGAGATGTTGCCATTGTGTTTGCATTGGCTGCTGGAGCTGCTTACCTCAACAGCTGGCTTGTTTGGCCTCTCTATTGGCTTGCTCAAGGAACCATGTTCTGGGCTCTCTTTGttcttggccatgactg TGGACATGGTAGCTTCTCAAATGATCCAAGGTTAAACAGTGTGGTTGGTCACCTTCTTCATTCCTCAATCCTGGTCCCGTACCATGGCTG GAGAATTAGCCACAGGACTCACCACCAGAACCATGGACATGTTGAGAACGATGAATCATGGCATCCT ATGTCTGAGAAAATCTTCAAGACTTTGGATAAACCAACTCGGTTCTTTAGATTTACACTGCCTCTCGTGATGCTCGCGTACCCTTTCTACTtg TGGGCACGAAGTCCGGGGAAGAAGGGTTCTCATTACCATCCGGACAGCGACTTGTTCCTCCCTAAAGAGAAGAATGATGTTCTTACTTCTACTGCTTGTTGGACTGCAATGGCTGCTTTGCTTGTCTGTCTCAACTTTGTGATGGGTCCAATGCAAATGCTCAAACTCTATGGAATTCCTTACTGG ATAAATGTAATGTGGTTGGACTTTGTGACTTACCTGCATCACCATGGTCATGAAGATAAGCTCCCTTGGTACCGTGGGAAG GAATGGAGTTACTTGAGAGGAGGACTTACAACATTGGATCGTGACTACGGAGTGATCAATAACATTCATCACGACATTGGAACTCATGTGATACATCATCTTTTCCCACAGATCCCACATTATCATCTAGTAGAAGCA ACAGAAGCAGCTAAACCAGTATTAGGGAAGTATTACAGGGAGCCTAATAAGTCTGGACCTTTGCCATTACATTTACTTGGAATCTTAGCAAAAAGCATGAAAGAAGATCATTATGTGAGCGACGAAGGAGATGTTGTATACTATAAAGCAGATCCTAATCTATATGGAGAGGTCAAAGTTTAA
- the LOC106353042 gene encoding PHD finger protein ALFIN-LIKE 2 — protein sequence MAAVSSNPRTVEEIFKDYSARRSALLRALTKDVDDFYSQCDPEKENLCLYGHPNESWEVNLPAEEVPPELPEPALGINFARDGMQRKDWLSLVAVHSDCWLLSVSFYFGARLNRNERKRLFSLINDLPTLFDVVTGRKPIKDNKPSSDSGSKSRNGTKRSIEGQTKSPTPRLMEESYDDEEEEEDEHGDTLCGICGGNYTQDEFWICCDVCERWYHGKCVKITPAKADSIKQYKCPPCCAKKGRQ from the exons ATGGCCGCCGTCTCCTCTAACCCCCGCACCGTCGAAGAGATCTTCAAAGATTACAGCGCTCGTCGCTCCGCTCTCCTCCGGGCTCTAACTAAAG atgTTGATGATTTCTACTCTCAATGCGATCCGG agAAGGAGAATTTGTGTTTGTATGGACATCCGAATGAGTCGTGGGAAGTGAATCTACCGGCGGAGGAAGTTCCTCCGGAGCTTCCTGAGCCTGCGCTTGGTATCAATTTCGCTAGAGATGGTATGCAGAGGAAGGATTGGCTCTCGCTTGTTGCTGTTCATAGTGATTGTTGGTTGCTCTCTGTTTCTTTCTACTTTGGTGCTCGCCTTAACCGCAACGAGAG GAAGCGGCTATTCAGTTTGATCAACGATCTCCCAACTCTCTTCGATGTAGTGACTGGTAGAAAaccaatcaaagacaacaagcCAAGCTCAGATTCCGGAAGCAAGTCCAGAAACGGCACTAAG AGATCAATAGAAGGGCAGACAAAGAGTCCAACACCAAGACTGATGGAAGAGAGCTAcgatgatgaggaagaagaagaagacgagcaTGGAGACACACTCTGTGGTATTTGTGGAGGCAACTATACACAAGATGAGTTTTGGATTTGCTGTGATGTTTGTGAACGTTGGTATCATGGAAAATGCGTGAAGATCACTCCTGCTAAAGCAGACAGCATTAAGCAGTATAAATGCCCTCCTTGCTGTGCTAAGAAAGGAAGACAGTGA